gtctttgttattcacattagtcatccaatcattactgatttgatgatatagagctcaatctgaatgcagacaattatttcttcaatgcaaaatatattttaaaaatcttgcctacatttgtttacatatgataatgaacaaaaataataaccaacagatttgacacatctcacacaattcattgaccctcagcatccagcccttcatcagccgtgagtgtggcacattatgtcattctttgtcgtatatggtcatcaataatttaataataattgatctcaggctccctctccggaatcgaaccctgaatccccgttacctgtggtcattataggcacaaaaagtaccattgaaagttgataggccagacattcgaatgagacgtcgccaccacgagggccagcgatcagttcgaggtcatctagtgtcaccaaagcagccggggcaccacgggtctgataaatgcagacgtctccgaaggtcagcgcccgttggggaagcggagagcgggcggggagtggagttcggttggggggaagggattttgcggaagttattttgcaaaaggggtaagaactcgtacatcgcctggtacagtGGCGCTGACAAGCAGAAAAATTtcgcttaattttgcctttatacaccaaattaaagattagactctcctcttcccaacaatatcagcttttcaccctagcacaaactggctgctagtaatcagacatttagtgtggtccatttcaggcagctttcggagctgggtcaaaaattattgttgaaggtttttcataaaataccaagaaggggcgccatattctgtagaatttgttttctgatccccgaatagtgtatctaatcttctctagattcatgcaggatatcatgtctctgagccaatgtgaacagcaaggaggagctgggtccttccacttaagtgaaatagctcgtcgggctagtaaagaggcaaaagcaagaaagttgagcatagctttatgtaagttcaaatctggagcaatgccaaaaataccagtcaagggattgggctcaattcgatgatggaggatatctgataacgcatggaaaaccaatgtccaaaagttacctaaagagggacatgtccaatacatgtggtagagtgaggcaggtgcgcctttacatttatcacatgtagggtcgacatcaggatacattcgcgctaatttggtttttgatatgtggattcgatgcactactttaaattgtaaaagtgcatgtcaagaacacatagaagaggagtgtatccgatcaagcaccgagtcccatgtgtcctctgtaaaggtgtaatttaggtcttgctcccaagcagttcttatagttgccactgaagagcagtgcagtttggaaataaggttatatagattggacaagatacctttagaggtggggttaacagaaagaaatatatcaacaggggtaactgggggtttataaggaaattgggtcgttaagcgctgtataaaagtcctaatttgtaaaaatctaaaaaagtgggttttggcaatgccaaaaagtttctgttagttgagaaaagctcgcaaaacaattatcaatgtatagatcttcaaagcatctcaaaccttttctgtgccaaatattgaatgcgccatcagccattgaaggagcaaatagatggttagcagcaattgggcttttaagtgaaaaaagctgtagtccaaaacttttcctaaattggccccagattaacagggagtgtttaactactgggttgctcttgggaatatccgaagcaagtggaagtgcggcacctaagagggcaggtaaggaaacagggttactggcacagacctccattgtaacccaggccggggaagtgggttcgagatggaaatgtctccaaaataacaaacacccaatattcactgcccagtagtagtactggaaattaggcagagccattccccctgcctgcttggatctttggagaaatgctttccgcagccgagggtgtttaccattccaaatgtaaaatatcaataatgagtcaagggctctaaaaaattatttggggatgagaacgggaagacattgaaacaagtagaggaactttggaagcaatgtcattttaatcgagtttattctaccaataagggacagagacaaaatctgttttgcctgatcaaataaagtgagaaaatttgatttaaacaagtttttgaattctctggtgacacaaattccgaggtaattaaattgatctttcaccaccttaatgggagatgggtatagttaagtttaagagcttctttattaattgggaatagttcgcttttatttaaattgactgaaattatctaagatcgtgagggcttctggtagagaagtggttggttttgaaacaaacagaagtaggtcgcctgcataaagcaagactttatgttcgactcctcccctccatattccctgtacccgcccgttgctacgtaaggcaattgcaagaggctcaatggcaattgcgaaaaggagtgggcttagtgggcgaccctgccgggtcccacggtgtaaattaaagtattcagagtaatgactattggtcaaaacagtggctgaaggacatttatacaatgttttgatccaggacaaaaagacagaaccgaaaccaaattttccaagtgtaaaaaaaaagatagttccactctactatatcaaatgccttctcagcatccatagaggcaaggcactctgaatccacatgtttgggggagtacagaatattaaatagccgacgaatattgtaaaacgaatggcgtcctttaataaaaccagtttgatctggcgatattacagaaggaaggatatcctccagtctgtgggccaaaactttggcgaggatctttacatccatgtttagcaatgaaatcggtctgtatgaagcacaatctagtgggtctttgccttttttcagcaacaaggagatacaggcctgattgaacgagggagggagtacacctgagtttaaggaatcagagaacactgagcacaggacgggggctagatcagcagaattttttaaaaagaaatttgatggaagcccatctgggccaggggattaacctgattgcatagaagatatagctgctgaaatttcctcctgggtgatgggcgcatccaggttatttctcaggtcttgagaaagggacggtgagtcaaggttattaaagaagttcgttacattacaacactgggtaaggtcagctcaggtgctgttggatgggcgctgctgactacttccaacactgtggttttctcaaccccagagcgtggcggattctcttccagagtgaagtcttctttggtttctcagggagaacactggagagagacttctcctcagtgacatcatccttactctctccattgagctcccgactggaaacatcagcttcatgacagtggcagaccacattgtaagaagctttgagcttcatcagctcttcttggagaaccttcttctcctggagctcagtgttgaacttctcctggttggtagtcggattttgacagacctcatgataagaatctctgagcttcatcagctcttcttggagaacgttcttttcctgcttctcctcctggagctcagtgtcgaacttctcctggttggtagtctgattcagacagacctcatgataagaagctctgagcttcatcagctcttcttgaagagcattattctcatcctgaagcagatcgctggtttgagtctccttgtccatggagtcaatcttttggctgtgagcttgcctttcctccatctctgtcaccacaagctcaagcctgctcaaatcccttttcaaaagggccaccttctccttcagagccacattgtcctcttccagagccttcaccttgttgctttgtactgccagtttgccattgtgggctttagagtgagctgtcattttctccttctccctcatcagaagctcatcgttctgtttgagcttcaattccagagccttcaccttgttgctctgtacagccagttcagccagtttgccattgtgggctttagagtgagctgtcattttctccttctccctcatcagaagctcatcgttctgtttgagcttctcttccagagccttcaccttgttgctctgtacagctagttcagccaggacaccaatgtgggctttagagcgagctgtcattttctcctgctcccttatcagaagctcatcattcagtttgagcttctctttcagagccttaatctcagactgcattgttccacatgcctgaaaaacagaaacatggaattcattattaaaagtccactcaacacaacctgaacatacatttctaaaaaaaaataattcttaccaggatgtccattttggtaaagggggatttgtagttatgagagcagtgtcttcttgatgaatatttaatgaacaaatcagcggttgtctccgtaggcaggattgttgtcttcactaatgaggactgtggtcttctcagttgacggtctattattttcacaagctaataacttgaagcaagggaac
The genomic region above belongs to Paralichthys olivaceus isolate ysfri-2021 chromosome 24, ASM2471397v2, whole genome shotgun sequence and contains:
- the LOC138407077 gene encoding golgin subfamily A member 6-like protein 22 isoform X4; amino-acid sequence: MDILTCGTMQSEIKALKEKLKLNDELLIREQEKMTARSKAHIGVLAELAVQSNKVKALEEKLKQNDELLMREKEKMTAHSKAHNGKLAELAVQSNKVKALEEKLKQNDELLMREKEKMTAHSKAHNGKLAELAVQSNKVKALEEDNVALKEKVALLKRDLSRLELVVTEMEERQAHSQKIDSMDKETQTSDLLQDENNALQEELMKLRASYHEVCLNQTTNQEKFDTELQEEKQEKNVLQEELMKLRDSYHEVCQNPTTNQEKFNTELQEKKVLQEELMKLKASYNVVCHCHEADVSSRELNGESKDDVTEEKSLSSVLPEKPKKTSLWKRIRHALGLRKPQCWK